A window of the Apodemus sylvaticus chromosome 15, mApoSyl1.1, whole genome shotgun sequence genome harbors these coding sequences:
- the LOC127665955 gene encoding keratin-associated protein 20-2-like, with protein sequence MCYYGGYYGGLGYGYGGLGCGYGCGCGYGGYGCGYGYGCCRPLCCRRYWSYGFF encoded by the coding sequence ATGTGTTACTATGGTGGATACTATGGAGGCCTGGGTTATGGCTATGGTGGCCTAGGAtgtggctatggctgtggctgtggctatggTGGCTATGGCTGTGGCTATGGCTATGGCTGCTGCCGCCCACTGTGCTGTAGAAGGTATTGGTCTTATGGCTTCTTCTGA
- the LOC127665961 gene encoding keratin-associated protein 20-2-like yields the protein MCYYGSYYGGLGYGYGGLGYGYGCGYGGYGGYGYGCCRPLCCRRYLYCGFY from the coding sequence ATGTGTTACTACGGCAGCTACTATGGAGGCCTGGGCTATGGCTATGGTGGCCTAGGCTATGGCTATGGCTGTGGCTATGGTGGCTATGGTGGCTATGGTTATGGCTGCTGCCGCCCACTGTGCTGTAGAAGATACCTGTACTGTGGCTTCTACTGA